One Hermetia illucens chromosome 4, iHerIll2.2.curated.20191125, whole genome shotgun sequence DNA segment encodes these proteins:
- the LOC119653793 gene encoding 40S ribosomal protein S23 yields MGKPRGIRTARKHVNHRRDQRWADKDYKKAHLGTRWKANPFGGASHAKGIVLEKVGVEAKQPNSAIRKCVRVQLIKNGKKITAFVPRDGSLNYIEENDEVLVSGFGRSGHAVGDIPGVRFKVVKVANVSLLALYKEKKERPRS; encoded by the exons ATGG GAAAACCACGAGGTATTCGTACCGCTCGCAAGCACGTAAACCACCGTCGTGACCAGCGGTGGGCTGACAAGGACTACAAAAAGGCTCACTTGGGCACAAGATGGAAGGCCAATCCCTTCGGAGGCGCCTCCCACGCCAAGGGAATCGTTTTGGAAAAGGT AGGTGTTGAAGCCAAACAGCCTAACTCTGCCATCCGAAAGTGCGTTCGTGTACAATTGATTAAGAACGGCAAGAAGATTACCGCTTTCGTTCCACGGGACGGTAGCTTGAACTACATTGAAGAAAACGACGAAGTTCTAGTTTCTGGTTTCGGTCGTAGTGGTCACGCCGTCGGTGATATTCCCGGTGTCAGATTCAAG gTTGTTAAGGTCGCTAACGTATCACTTCTCGCCCTCTACAAGGAGAAGAAGGAACGTCCAAGATCTTAA